Genomic DNA from Fimbriimonas ginsengisoli Gsoil 348:
CAGCACGACGGCGGAGACGATGGCGGTTCGCAAAGTTAGTTAAGTTCCTTTCGTATTCCCAAACAGGTCGATGTGCAGCCTCGTCGTAAGACGCCAGTTCCGGCGCATCACCGGCCCCACGAGTGCTCGCGCTCGCCGGTGAAGCGTCTCGGCATCCGTCCCTTCCGGCATTAACAAGACCCGCTGGGGAACCACTCCTCGAAGGCGGGAGAGCAACCCTTCGATCTCGACCAGGTCGGCCTCGACATTCGGTCCGACGACGAATTTGAGCTGATAACGATAGCGGTCGATAAGTCTCTGCAAGACGTCGATCTGCAAACGGGTCGATTCGTGACGCTCGCGCCACGCCTCGTCTTGCGGAGTCGAATTGGCGAGCTTCGGGCTGATGCTCATGAGATCGCAGGGAAGCTCCCGGTAGATCGTTCCCGCCGTTTCGATTGTGATCGTCTTGCCCAACCGGTGACACTCTTCAGCTAGCGTCTCGACCCCGCCAAAGAGCATCGGCTCGCCCCCCGTGAGCACCACGTGATCGATCCCGGTCGCGATCACCCGCTCCAAGATCTCGCCGACCGGCATCACCGGCCCCTCCGGCCGCCAGCTTGCATAAGGAGTGTCGCACCAAGCGCAACGGAGGTTACAGCCGCTCACGCGCACAAAAACACTCGGGATGCCGACCCAGCTTCCCTCCCCTTGGACAGAGGCGAAAATCTCAGCGATACGAAGGCGGGCGTCGTCGGACAAGCACCCAGAGTTTACTTACCTCTGGTTTATCTTCTTCTCGACCCGCTTCAGGTTCTGAACCGCCGTCAGGTCCTTCGGCGCGAGCGCGATGTACTGTTTCCACACCCTCTCCGCGTCCGGAAGGTGCCCGGTCTTCTCATAGGTGTGAGCAAGAATTCGATAGACGTTCGGGTGCGGATGCTTTTGCAGCGAAATCTTCGGCTCGAGCAGAGAAGCGATCGTCTCGTATTTCTTTCGGCGGAAATAGAACTCGGCAATCGGCAGCGAGCCGTCCGGGTCCGATTCGTTTTCGAGGGCGTAGGTGTGGTAGACCGCCTCGGCGTTATTCCACTCTTGCACGTTCTCCAGCATCCACCCCAGGTTGGTCACGACCTCATAGTCCTTGGGCCGAAGCTGGTGGGCCACCCGCAACAACTGGATCGAAGCTGGAAAGTCACCGTCGTCGAACCAAACGTCCGTCTGTTGGTCGATCCTCTCGTTGGCGTAGTACCAGATCGAGTTCAGGCGATCCTGAGCCGGCGCCGCCATCGCGCACCCGATTCCCACTGCCCAGAGACCAACGCCTAAAACCAATCGCTTCATTCTCGCTCCAACGCTTCCGCCACAAGTTGTTGAGCAAGTTGCGGGTTGACT
This window encodes:
- a CDS encoding 7-carboxy-7-deazaguanine synthase QueE is translated as MSDDARLRIAEIFASVQGEGSWVGIPSVFVRVSGCNLRCAWCDTPYASWRPEGPVMPVGEILERVIATGIDHVVLTGGEPMLFGGVETLAEECHRLGKTITIETAGTIYRELPCDLMSISPKLANSTPQDEAWRERHESTRLQIDVLQRLIDRYRYQLKFVVGPNVEADLVEIEGLLSRLRGVVPQRVLLMPEGTDAETLHRRARALVGPVMRRNWRLTTRLHIDLFGNTKGT